The proteins below come from a single Candidatus Limnocylindria bacterium genomic window:
- a CDS encoding alpha-amylase family glycosyl hydrolase — translation MRGSWWREGVFYQIYPRSFQDSNGDGVGDLRGITQRLDHLNDGSPRSLGVQAIWLSPFYRSPMKDFGYDVSDYRDVDPIFGTLDDFDRLLEEAHRRGIRVLVDLVPNHTSSEHPWFVASRSSRNDPKRDWYVWADPRNGGPPNNWRAVFGSAEKRAAWTLDPATGQYYLHHFLPEQPDLNWWNEDVRRAIDDVMRFWLDRGVDGFRIDVAHSLVKDKQLRNNPRLFAKRRPRHNWELDEVHEVHRRWRRLLNEYNDRMAVGEVSSRKLSSLVRYYGNDDELHMPFNFNFLRQPWSAERFRAIVEEWERLLPLHAWPDYTLSNHDRSRAASRYGPHRARVAALMLLTLRGTPFIYYGEEIGMTDVPILRERIVDVDGRDPERTPMQWDATANAGFTTGRPWLPMAANAEQVNVAAQRDDPGSLFSFYRRVIWLRHGSPALRAGSYRSLRAPRGVFAYLREADGERLMVALNFQDHPSRIAITEDASVVLSTSDGRTGDTLRNAIELGPNDGLVARLS, via the coding sequence TTGCGCGGTTCATGGTGGCGCGAGGGCGTCTTCTACCAGATCTACCCGCGTTCGTTCCAGGACTCGAACGGGGACGGCGTCGGCGACCTGCGTGGCATCACGCAGCGGCTCGATCACCTGAACGACGGCAGCCCACGGTCGCTCGGCGTCCAAGCGATCTGGCTCTCGCCGTTCTATCGCTCGCCGATGAAGGACTTCGGCTACGACGTCTCCGACTACCGCGACGTCGATCCGATCTTCGGCACGCTCGACGATTTCGATCGTCTCCTGGAAGAGGCGCATCGCCGCGGGATCCGCGTGCTCGTCGATCTCGTACCGAACCACACCTCGTCCGAGCATCCGTGGTTCGTCGCCTCGCGTTCGTCGCGCAACGATCCCAAGCGGGACTGGTACGTGTGGGCCGACCCTCGGAACGGCGGTCCGCCGAACAACTGGCGGGCCGTGTTCGGGTCCGCGGAGAAGCGAGCGGCGTGGACGCTCGACCCGGCGACCGGCCAGTACTACCTCCATCACTTCCTGCCCGAGCAGCCCGACCTCAACTGGTGGAACGAAGACGTGCGCCGAGCCATCGACGACGTCATGCGCTTCTGGCTCGACCGCGGCGTGGACGGGTTCCGCATCGATGTCGCGCACAGCCTGGTGAAGGACAAGCAGCTTCGGAACAACCCCAGGCTCTTCGCGAAGCGGCGGCCACGTCACAACTGGGAGCTCGACGAGGTCCACGAGGTCCATCGGCGGTGGCGCCGGCTCCTCAATGAGTACAACGACCGTATGGCGGTGGGTGAGGTCTCGTCGCGAAAGCTCTCGAGTCTGGTGCGCTACTACGGAAACGACGACGAGCTGCACATGCCATTCAACTTCAACTTCCTCCGCCAGCCGTGGAGCGCGGAGCGGTTCCGCGCGATCGTCGAGGAGTGGGAGCGGCTGCTCCCGCTACACGCGTGGCCGGACTACACGCTTTCCAACCACGATCGGTCGCGCGCGGCGAGCCGCTACGGACCACATCGGGCGCGCGTGGCGGCGCTCATGCTTCTCACGCTGCGCGGCACGCCGTTCATCTACTACGGCGAGGAGATCGGCATGACCGATGTTCCGATCCTACGCGAGCGCATCGTCGACGTCGACGGCCGCGACCCGGAGCGGACGCCGATGCAGTGGGATGCGACCGCGAACGCGGGTTTCACGACCGGGCGGCCGTGGCTACCGATGGCCGCCAACGCCGAGCAGGTGAACGTCGCCGCCCAGCGCGACGATCCCGGGTCGCTCTTCTCGTTCTACCGCCGGGTCATCTGGCTACGTCACGGCTCGCCCGCGCTGCGAGCCGGCTCGTACCGCTCGCTCCGGGCACCGCGTGGCGTGTTCGCCTACCTCCGCGAGGCGGATGGGGAGCGATTGATGGTCGCGCTCAATTTCCAGGACCACCCGAGCCGCATCGCGATCACAGAGGACGCCAGTGTCGTGCTGTCCACGTCGGACGGGCGCACCGGCGACACGCTGCGAAACGCGATCGAGCTGGGGCCGAATGACGGGCTCGTCGCGCGGCTCAGCTGA
- a CDS encoding PaaI family thioesterase has protein sequence MSEAGLQDRYAPNGTCFGCGPRNEKGLRIKSHVRGDDVVATWRAEKFHEAFDGVLSGGIIGTLMDCHSNWTAAYHLMKRAGAETPPPMVTAEYTIRMRRPTPTDGEIELVAHPVDVSDDRATVEAELRAGGKVCATSTGVFVAVKPGHPAYHRW, from the coding sequence GTGAGCGAAGCGGGCCTGCAGGATCGCTATGCGCCGAACGGCACATGTTTCGGCTGCGGGCCACGCAACGAGAAGGGTCTTCGCATCAAGAGCCACGTTCGCGGCGACGACGTCGTCGCGACGTGGCGCGCGGAGAAGTTCCACGAGGCGTTCGACGGCGTCCTCTCCGGCGGCATAATCGGCACCCTCATGGACTGCCACTCGAACTGGACAGCCGCATACCACCTCATGAAGCGCGCCGGCGCCGAAACCCCGCCGCCGATGGTCACCGCGGAGTACACGATCAGGATGCGCCGGCCGACGCCGACCGATGGCGAGATCGAGCTCGTCGCGCATCCCGTCGACGTGTCAGACGATCGCGCGACGGTCGAGGCGGAGCTGCGCGCGGGCGGCAAGGTATGCGCGACGTCCACGGGCGTGTTCGTGGCGGTGAAACCGGGACATCCCGCGTATCACCGGTGGTGA
- a CDS encoding DedA family protein, protein MVRPLDGRGARDRGATRNAARRTSPRVDLAGPRVREDGLALRAFFEDAIRRLLGVVAAHQFVTLFLIIAIEEAGIPLPAPGDLVIAFYGYRARDDPVELARVILTCATASTTGTLLPYFVARRWGLPVAHRLAGWLDVSTRTVDEWIERVHRYGFRGVLVGRLIPGLRVAMSLVAGTAEVPVWRFSSGVFVAATLYWTGWVFLGALVGPQIDDLIEPYIGYIAVGIPLVFIAIFVGRLLLVRRKKAARPHANGGHHR, encoded by the coding sequence ATCGTTCGTCCACTCGACGGCCGCGGTGCTCGCGACCGCGGAGCGACACGGAATGCGGCTCGCCGAACATCGCCACGGGTTGATCTGGCAGGTCCTCGCGTTCGAGAGGACGGGCTAGCTCTGCGCGCGTTCTTCGAGGACGCGATCCGCCGGCTCCTTGGCGTCGTCGCGGCCCACCAGTTCGTCACGCTGTTTCTGATCATCGCGATCGAGGAAGCCGGCATACCGCTTCCAGCGCCAGGCGACCTGGTCATCGCGTTCTACGGCTATCGCGCGCGCGACGATCCGGTCGAGCTCGCGCGGGTCATCCTCACCTGCGCGACGGCCTCGACCACCGGGACCCTGCTGCCGTACTTCGTCGCCCGGCGCTGGGGCCTACCGGTAGCGCATCGTCTTGCGGGTTGGTTGGATGTGAGTACGCGGACCGTCGATGAATGGATCGAGCGCGTGCACCGCTACGGATTCCGCGGTGTGCTCGTCGGACGCCTCATCCCTGGACTGCGCGTGGCGATGTCCCTCGTCGCGGGCACCGCGGAGGTGCCGGTGTGGCGCTTCTCGTCGGGCGTCTTCGTCGCCGCGACCCTCTACTGGACGGGCTGGGTGTTCCTCGGCGCGCTCGTGGGTCCGCAGATCGACGATCTCATCGAGCCGTACATCGGGTACATCGCGGTCGGCATCCCACTGGTGTTCATCGCGATCTTCGTTGGCCGCCTGCTGCTGGTACGACGCAAGAAGGCTGCTCGACCGCACGCGAACGGCGGTCACCACCGGTGA
- a CDS encoding sugar ABC transporter permease: protein MAAVIDASIDDAKLAEPAGSKRGRPRWLTAYLYILPALVIMLAVTYWPILFQVYMSFTDYGLRNLRFDAPAANFVGIENYVNLITNQVAQIANFNFWGMLAFNLFWTFSNVIFHITIGILIAVLLNAKGLWFRGVYRAIFVLPIVIPTLVVATVWRNMFDTDYGAINQGLAAIGGIFGMSPDVFHIRWIDQVDPPVSWIPLPLSYFALLITNIWLGWPFMTIIATGALQSISKEYYEAASIDGASARQQFFNITLPLLRPAMIPAAMYGMIVTFNLFNLIYMVSGGGPLRQTEILVTTAFRLVNENRLYGLAAAFGIYTMIILLVLTLLTNRITKATESYV, encoded by the coding sequence ATGGCGGCGGTCATTGACGCTTCGATAGACGACGCGAAGCTCGCCGAGCCGGCGGGGTCCAAGCGTGGTCGTCCGCGCTGGCTGACGGCTTACCTCTACATCCTGCCTGCCCTCGTGATCATGCTTGCGGTGACCTACTGGCCGATCCTCTTTCAGGTCTACATGTCGTTCACCGACTACGGGCTGCGCAACCTCCGCTTCGACGCGCCGGCCGCGAATTTCGTCGGCATCGAGAACTACGTCAACCTCATCACCAATCAGGTCGCGCAGATCGCGAACTTCAACTTCTGGGGCATGCTCGCGTTCAACCTCTTCTGGACGTTCTCGAACGTCATCTTCCACATCACGATCGGCATCCTCATCGCCGTGCTGTTGAACGCGAAGGGTCTCTGGTTCCGCGGCGTGTACCGCGCGATTTTCGTTCTCCCGATCGTGATCCCCACCCTCGTCGTCGCGACCGTGTGGCGGAACATGTTCGACACGGACTACGGCGCCATCAATCAGGGTCTCGCGGCGATCGGCGGCATCTTCGGCATGTCACCGGACGTGTTCCATATCCGCTGGATCGACCAGGTCGACCCGCCGGTCAGCTGGATCCCGCTCCCGCTCTCGTACTTCGCGCTGCTCATCACGAACATCTGGCTGGGCTGGCCGTTCATGACGATCATCGCGACGGGCGCACTGCAGAGCATCAGCAAGGAGTACTACGAGGCCGCGTCGATCGATGGCGCGTCGGCCCGCCAGCAGTTCTTCAACATCACGCTCCCGCTGCTCCGGCCGGCGATGATCCCCGCGGCGATGTACGGGATGATCGTGACCTTCAACCTCTTCAACCTGATCTACATGGTCTCGGGTGGTGGCCCGCTGCGGCAGACCGAGATCCTGGTCACGACGGCGTTCCGGTTGGTCAACGAGAACCGTCTGTACGGCCTGGCCGCGGCGTTCGGGATCTACACGATGATCATCCTGCTCGTCCTGACGCTGCTCACGAACCGGATCACGAAGGCGACCGAAAGCTATGTCTAA
- a CDS encoding glycoside hydrolase family 13 protein, which yields MVEVLRDGDPRRAARVGGVPVAAALHRRRAHRRRGEGLSRLRLAAIQHRARAPYVQPLAGERFYVRLVAEAGDLSRVICRFADKYELGHESDLALVREASDGVRDYWTGVLPVPTSRLRYFFHLTGTDGSMTFLSEHGFTPAPPPRRFHAGYFFYPYDLPADRFALPAWVPGTTFYLIFPDRFANGDHSNDPPWVRPWGEIPTARSFFGGDLAGIRQRLAWPRDLGVGCLYLTPVFTSPSNHKYDPADYDHVDPQFGTDEDLAGLVRESHDAGMRVMLDGVFNHAGDEWAAFRDVREKGAASAYRDWFFRIDGFPVDSERVNYETFANRIRNHPKLNTANPELREYLVGVGERWVRDADIDGWRLDVANEVDHRFWRAFRDRVKAAKPDAFIVGEVWHDAIRWLDGAQFDSVMHYPWRDAVLQYLNRGVSPSRFAGWTTSIRHMYEPAVEAGLMHLLGSHDTARIRTELGGSADRAFQAAVLLLTASGAPLVYYGDEIGMEGGDDPDCRRCMEWDESKHDRRILHAHRTLIALRRSRPWLAWGAFEDLVADDAREIYAYRRVARGPLSLNGANGDAVYVALNTGDRDAKVRLPADGARLTDVLSTEPVAIHKGEALITLPAGGAAVLVPEPR from the coding sequence GTGGTCGAAGTTCTCCGCGATGGCGATCCTCGTCGCGCTGCCCGTGTCGGTGGTGTACCTGTCGCTGCAGCGCTACATCGTCGGCGGGCTCACCGTCGGCGGGGTGAAGGGCTAAGCCGACTGCGTCTCGCAGCGATCCAACACCGCGCCCGCGCCCCGTACGTGCAGCCGCTGGCCGGCGAGCGCTTCTACGTTCGTCTCGTCGCCGAGGCAGGTGATCTGAGCCGCGTGATCTGCCGCTTCGCCGACAAGTACGAGCTGGGCCACGAGAGCGACCTCGCCCTCGTGCGCGAGGCATCCGACGGCGTTCGCGACTACTGGACCGGCGTGCTCCCTGTGCCGACGTCGCGCCTGCGCTACTTCTTCCACCTGACCGGCACGGACGGCTCGATGACCTTTCTGTCAGAGCACGGCTTCACGCCCGCGCCGCCGCCGCGCCGCTTCCACGCTGGGTACTTCTTCTACCCGTACGACCTGCCCGCCGACCGATTCGCGCTGCCTGCCTGGGTCCCGGGCACGACCTTCTATCTCATCTTTCCCGATCGCTTCGCGAACGGCGATCACTCGAACGACCCGCCGTGGGTGCGGCCGTGGGGTGAGATCCCGACGGCGCGATCGTTCTTCGGCGGCGATCTCGCCGGCATCCGGCAGCGCCTCGCCTGGCCCCGCGACCTCGGTGTAGGGTGCCTGTATCTCACGCCGGTCTTCACCTCGCCGTCGAATCACAAATACGACCCGGCGGACTACGACCACGTCGATCCGCAGTTCGGCACCGACGAGGATCTGGCCGGGCTGGTACGCGAGTCCCACGACGCGGGCATGCGCGTCATGCTCGACGGCGTCTTCAATCACGCCGGCGACGAATGGGCCGCGTTCCGCGACGTGCGCGAGAAGGGCGCCGCGAGCGCGTATCGCGACTGGTTCTTCCGCATCGACGGGTTCCCGGTGGACAGCGAGCGGGTGAACTACGAGACCTTCGCGAACCGCATCCGCAATCACCCCAAGCTCAACACCGCGAACCCCGAGCTGCGCGAGTACCTCGTCGGTGTCGGCGAGCGCTGGGTGCGCGACGCGGACATCGATGGCTGGCGGCTCGATGTCGCGAACGAGGTCGATCATCGGTTCTGGCGCGCCTTCCGCGACCGCGTCAAGGCGGCCAAGCCCGACGCGTTCATCGTCGGCGAGGTCTGGCACGACGCGATCCGCTGGCTCGACGGCGCGCAGTTCGACTCCGTCATGCATTACCCGTGGCGTGACGCGGTGCTCCAGTACCTGAACCGCGGCGTCTCCCCGTCGCGCTTCGCGGGCTGGACGACGTCCATCCGCCACATGTACGAGCCCGCGGTCGAGGCAGGGCTCATGCATTTGCTCGGCAGCCACGACACCGCGCGCATCCGGACCGAGCTCGGCGGCAGCGCCGACCGGGCATTTCAGGCAGCCGTGCTGCTGCTCACCGCATCGGGCGCGCCGCTCGTCTATTACGGCGACGAGATCGGGATGGAGGGCGGCGACGATCCAGACTGCCGCCGCTGCATGGAGTGGGATGAGAGCAAGCACGATCGGCGCATCCTTCACGCGCACCGCACGCTCATCGCCCTGCGCCGGTCACGTCCCTGGCTCGCGTGGGGTGCATTCGAGGATCTCGTCGCCGACGATGCACGCGAGATCTACGCGTACCGCCGCGTCGCGCGCGGTCCGCTCTCGCTCAATGGAGCGAACGGCGATGCCGTCTACGTCGCGCTCAACACCGGAGACCGGGACGCCAAGGTCCGCCTTCCGGCAGACGGCGCGCGTCTGACCGACGTGCTCTCCACCGAGCCTGTCGCGATCCACAAAGGTGAGGCGCTGATCACACTTCCAGCGGGCGGCGCCGCCGTGCTGGTGCCGGAGCCGCGCTGA
- a CDS encoding extracellular solute-binding protein, which yields MKLKAIALLTIALLVSTACGGGTSSTGGGVAAGSIKGNITLWHAYGTGGSEETALNGIIDTIKKANPDAKITVLQVPFDQVFNKFQTEAAAGGGPDLFTAPNDELGNEVRANLLLALDDKLKGKLDKVAPLGVDGLKVAGKLYGIPMLFKAVALYYNKDKVPTPPKTTDELMTMVKAGKTIVQNQNGYHLFGWPAAFGGKLLDDSGKCVADQGGWADAMQYQLALKAAGGKFETDGGRADTSFRQGQVDMIINGPWVLGDYKKDLGAKLGVAPMPAGPKGKAGPLTGVDGWYINNSAKNVDGAIALALAITDAVGQKAYADVAGDVPVRTDVTVSDPLVKSFADASATGFARPQSAEFANYWGPFGDAVTKIIEGKSTPAAGIAEACAAMNKANKK from the coding sequence ATGAAGCTAAAGGCGATCGCGCTACTCACCATCGCGCTGCTGGTGTCGACCGCGTGCGGCGGCGGGACGAGCAGCACCGGAGGCGGCGTTGCCGCGGGTTCGATCAAGGGAAACATCACGCTCTGGCACGCGTACGGGACCGGCGGTTCCGAGGAGACAGCTCTCAACGGGATCATCGACACGATCAAGAAGGCCAACCCTGACGCCAAGATCACCGTCCTGCAGGTCCCATTCGACCAGGTCTTCAACAAGTTCCAGACCGAGGCCGCGGCAGGCGGCGGTCCCGATCTCTTCACCGCGCCGAACGACGAGCTCGGCAATGAGGTCCGCGCGAACCTGCTGCTCGCCCTCGACGACAAGCTGAAGGGCAAGCTCGACAAGGTCGCGCCGCTGGGCGTCGACGGCCTGAAGGTCGCCGGGAAGCTCTACGGCATCCCGATGCTCTTCAAGGCGGTCGCGCTCTACTACAACAAGGACAAGGTGCCGACCCCGCCGAAGACGACCGATGAGCTCATGACCATGGTCAAAGCGGGAAAGACGATCGTGCAGAACCAGAACGGCTACCACCTCTTCGGCTGGCCGGCGGCGTTCGGCGGCAAGCTGCTCGACGACTCGGGCAAGTGCGTCGCCGATCAGGGCGGCTGGGCCGACGCGATGCAGTACCAGCTGGCTCTCAAGGCTGCAGGCGGCAAGTTCGAGACCGACGGCGGCCGCGCAGACACGTCCTTCCGCCAGGGACAGGTCGACATGATCATCAACGGACCGTGGGTCCTCGGCGACTACAAGAAGGATCTCGGCGCCAAGCTCGGCGTCGCGCCGATGCCGGCAGGCCCGAAGGGCAAGGCCGGACCGCTCACCGGCGTCGATGGCTGGTACATCAACAACAGCGCGAAGAACGTTGACGGCGCCATCGCGCTGGCGCTCGCCATCACCGACGCCGTCGGTCAGAAGGCGTACGCGGATGTCGCGGGTGACGTGCCCGTGCGCACCGACGTCACCGTCAGCGACCCGCTCGTCAAGAGCTTCGCCGACGCATCGGCCACCGGGTTCGCGCGCCCGCAGAGCGCGGAGTTCGCGAACTACTGGGGTCCATTCGGCGACGCGGTCACCAAGATCATCGAAGGCAAATCCACTCCGGCGGCTGGCATCGCTGAGGCATGCGCCGCCATGAACAAGGCGAACAAGAAGTAG
- a CDS encoding LacI family DNA-binding transcriptional regulator, whose amino-acid sequence MHDVARNAGVSTAAVSHAFNDPERLRAATVDKILTAARDLGYAPNPHARALHSRRAGVLGVLFPQPIASVFANPFFSTLLEGIGSVTDERGMGLLTLSPLGTSLERALATAPVDGFVILGLDEKHADVAPLRKRGVPFVIVDGDAETASSVNVDDEGGAYAAADLLLTRGHRDILVLTFHAPPEELDKDLGVRGRRLRGYRRAFAKHDVKVAGDHVVRTFVSLDGGDEAFSAAWATGLRPTAVLAVSDIMALGAVRAARRIGVEVPDELEVIGFDDIPLASASQPALSTVHQPIAEKGRIATRLLIRALDEGAARETIVLPTELRLRESTSDMGVRNAERAKGGPYRRPKSDLIRVASR is encoded by the coding sequence ATCCACGACGTCGCGCGGAACGCAGGCGTTTCGACTGCCGCCGTGTCGCACGCCTTCAACGATCCCGAGCGCCTGCGTGCGGCCACGGTGGACAAGATCCTCACCGCGGCGCGCGATCTCGGGTACGCGCCGAACCCGCACGCGCGCGCCCTTCACTCGCGTCGCGCCGGCGTGCTCGGCGTGCTGTTTCCGCAGCCGATCGCATCGGTCTTCGCGAACCCGTTCTTCTCGACGCTGCTCGAGGGGATCGGCAGCGTGACCGACGAACGCGGTATGGGCCTCCTCACGCTGTCGCCGCTCGGCACCTCGCTGGAGCGCGCGCTCGCTACCGCTCCGGTCGACGGCTTCGTGATCCTCGGCCTCGATGAGAAGCACGCGGACGTGGCGCCCCTGCGCAAGCGCGGCGTTCCGTTCGTCATCGTGGACGGCGACGCGGAGACCGCATCCTCGGTGAACGTCGACGATGAGGGCGGCGCCTACGCGGCCGCGGATCTGCTGCTGACGCGCGGGCACCGCGACATCTTGGTGCTTACTTTTCACGCTCCGCCGGAAGAGCTCGACAAAGACCTCGGCGTTCGCGGCCGGCGTCTGCGTGGTTATCGCCGTGCGTTCGCGAAGCATGACGTCAAAGTCGCAGGGGACCACGTCGTTCGCACGTTCGTCTCGCTCGATGGCGGTGATGAGGCGTTCAGCGCGGCATGGGCGACCGGCCTCAGGCCGACCGCGGTGCTGGCGGTCAGCGACATCATGGCGCTCGGCGCGGTCCGCGCAGCGCGACGGATCGGTGTAGAAGTGCCCGATGAGCTCGAGGTCATCGGCTTCGACGACATCCCGCTCGCTTCGGCCAGCCAGCCGGCCCTGAGCACGGTGCACCAGCCGATCGCTGAGAAGGGGCGCATCGCGACGCGCCTTCTGATCCGCGCGCTCGATGAAGGCGCGGCGCGCGAGACGATCGTGCTGCCAACCGAGCTGCGGCTACGTGAATCCACCAGCGACATGGGCGTGAGGAACGCCGAGAGGGCGAAGGGAGGGCCGTATCGGAGACCGAAGTCAGATCTCATCCGCGTCGCGTCGCGCTAG
- a CDS encoding alpha-amylase family glycosyl hydrolase, whose translation MTDRFRNGDTSNDLDSDGTRANSWHGGDLQGVIDELQYIKGLGMTAIWITPVVEQMPGGYHGYWTRDLYKVDPHLGDMAKLAELVRRAHALGLKIVLDVVVNHVGQRNPWVTDGAHAGWFHPDCVMNFADQSSVENCWLAGLPDFDTENPTVRAYLTDWSLWLIDQTNVDGFRVDAARHLSKDFLKAWTGAIKAKHPGFWLLGEIYSSGYRYQSGFLDAGLDAVTDFQTYDVIRTGLSEPGNLSQLSLPPALAANDIGAGHENARAIFLDNHDVPRFVGPDPPSATTLSRLRQGLVYLFTMPGTPVLYYGTEIALPGGPDPDDRRNMSWTEAGSDIRSLVTKLAQLRREKLASGGFVELVASPQELAYARRNGTTTAVVVFNGDAKAARTVRVPVASLGLGNDVSATDALATQGAAVLSRDGALSIDVPARGASVWLVSARAPDGLPPLALAVLVLLVAFVGGLALRRRLS comes from the coding sequence ATGACCGACCGCTTCCGCAACGGCGATACATCGAACGATCTCGACAGCGACGGGACGCGTGCCAACTCGTGGCACGGCGGCGATCTGCAGGGCGTGATCGACGAGCTGCAGTACATCAAGGGCCTCGGGATGACCGCGATCTGGATCACGCCCGTGGTGGAGCAGATGCCGGGCGGATATCACGGCTACTGGACGCGCGACCTGTACAAGGTCGATCCGCATCTCGGCGACATGGCAAAGCTGGCCGAGCTGGTGCGCCGCGCGCACGCGCTGGGTCTAAAGATCGTGCTCGACGTCGTCGTGAACCACGTCGGGCAGCGGAATCCCTGGGTCACCGACGGCGCGCACGCGGGCTGGTTCCACCCGGATTGCGTCATGAACTTCGCGGACCAGAGCAGCGTCGAGAATTGCTGGCTCGCGGGGCTCCCAGACTTCGACACGGAGAACCCGACCGTCCGCGCGTATCTCACGGACTGGTCGTTGTGGCTCATCGACCAGACGAACGTCGACGGCTTCCGCGTCGACGCCGCGCGCCATCTGTCGAAGGACTTCCTGAAGGCGTGGACCGGAGCGATCAAGGCGAAGCATCCCGGCTTCTGGCTCTTGGGTGAGATCTACAGCTCGGGCTACCGCTATCAGTCCGGCTTCCTCGACGCAGGACTCGACGCGGTCACGGACTTCCAGACCTACGACGTGATCCGCACCGGACTTTCCGAGCCCGGCAACCTCTCGCAGCTTTCGCTACCGCCGGCACTGGCCGCGAACGACATCGGCGCGGGTCATGAGAACGCGCGCGCGATCTTCCTCGACAACCACGACGTGCCGCGCTTCGTCGGGCCCGATCCGCCGAGCGCGACGACGCTGTCGCGACTGCGTCAGGGGCTGGTCTATCTGTTCACGATGCCCGGGACGCCGGTGCTCTATTACGGCACCGAGATCGCGCTGCCTGGCGGGCCCGACCCGGATGACCGGCGGAACATGAGCTGGACCGAGGCCGGGTCCGACATCCGAAGTCTCGTGACGAAGCTCGCGCAGCTGCGGCGCGAGAAGCTGGCGAGCGGAGGGTTCGTCGAGCTCGTCGCCAGCCCACAGGAGCTCGCTTATGCACGCCGCAACGGCACGACTACTGCGGTCGTCGTCTTCAATGGCGATGCGAAGGCGGCACGGACGGTGCGCGTGCCCGTGGCATCGCTCGGGCTCGGCAACGACGTGAGCGCCACCGATGCCCTTGCTACGCAAGGCGCGGCGGTCCTCTCACGCGACGGTGCTCTCTCGATCGATGTTCCCGCGCGTGGCGCGAGCGTGTGGCTCGTGTCCGCGCGCGCACCGGATGGTCTGCCGCCACTCGCGCTCGCGGTGCTGGTGTTGTTGGTCGCGTTCGTTGGTGGCTTGGCGCTGCGGCGCCGGCTCAGCTGA
- a CDS encoding ABC transporter permease subunit, protein MSKVLAQGTLPIARPRIFSLARVRERATGGGSPLGRQLMLQALLIFISFTVLFPLLWVVSMSLDPRNISRPTELTLIPPGASLQAYIDVLNKPTSNPVTLPQLVFNSFLLGAGVSFGSLALGVAAAYAFSRFLFPARQALMIAIVAVLMVPSVAALAPLFVLLNKITIDMGDFNFNLRNSLLGVGLALTSGALPFAIWNLKGYIDTIPKELEEAALLDGCNSTQTFLRIMLPLATPALAVTAFLGFLTGWTEFVMSWQFLTNPENFTLAMALWGMTGQYAANTPWSKFSAMAILVALPVSVVYLSLQRYIVGGLTVGGVKG, encoded by the coding sequence ATGTCTAAGGTGCTGGCGCAGGGGACGCTCCCGATCGCGCGGCCACGCATATTCAGCCTGGCTCGCGTCCGCGAACGCGCGACCGGCGGTGGCAGCCCACTCGGCCGGCAGCTGATGCTCCAGGCCCTCCTCATCTTCATCAGCTTCACTGTGCTCTTCCCGCTCCTCTGGGTCGTCAGCATGTCGCTCGATCCGCGCAACATCTCGCGTCCGACGGAGCTCACGCTGATCCCGCCGGGCGCCTCATTGCAGGCGTACATCGACGTGCTGAACAAGCCGACCTCGAACCCGGTGACGCTGCCGCAGCTAGTGTTCAACAGCTTTCTGCTCGGCGCGGGCGTTTCATTCGGTTCGCTGGCGCTCGGCGTCGCGGCCGCCTACGCGTTCTCGCGCTTCCTGTTCCCCGCGCGGCAGGCGCTGATGATCGCGATCGTCGCGGTCCTCATGGTGCCGTCCGTCGCCGCGCTCGCGCCGCTCTTCGTGCTGCTGAACAAGATCACGATCGACATGGGCGATTTCAACTTCAATCTGCGCAACTCGCTGCTCGGCGTCGGTCTCGCCCTCACCTCCGGTGCGCTGCCGTTCGCGATCTGGAACCTCAAGGGGTACATCGACACGATCCCGAAGGAGCTCGAGGAGGCCGCGCTGCTCGACGGGTGCAACTCGACCCAGACGTTCCTGCGGATCATGTTGCCGCTCGCGACGCCGGCGCTCGCGGTCACGGCGTTCCTGGGCTTCCTCACGGGCTGGACCGAGTTCGTGATGTCGTGGCAGTTCCTCACCAATCCCGAGAACTTCACGCTGGCGATGGCGCTGTGGGGCATGACCGGCCAGTACGCGGCGAACACGCCGTGGTCGAAGTTCTCCGCGATGGCGATCCTCGTCGCGCTGCCCGTGTCGGTGGTGTACCTGTCGCTGCAGCGCTACATCGTCGGCGGGCTCACCGTCGGCGGGGTGAAGGGCTAA